The DNA sequence CTCCGGAGCACGAAGCCCCCCGGGGTCATGTTCACCCCGGCGTGCAGGATCTCCTCGGCGAGCCAGGCGGTGACGCCCTTTCCCGCCAGGAAGCGTTCCAGGAATGGGAGCTCCGACACGCGGGCATCGCGCAGGATGCCGCGCAGCGTGACCTCGTGCTCCTCGACTTCACGCAGCCGTTCCAGCGCGGCGTCGGAGGCCGAGAGCGCCTGGCGGTTGGCGTAGACGTAGGCGCCCACGAGGACGCCGACCGTCCCCAGGAAGACGAGGGCCAGGAGGAGGAGGGTCGACACGGATGCGCGTCCCTAGACGAAGAGTCCGCGGGGGAGTTCGATCCCCGCCACGGTGAGGCGCTCGGCGAAGAGCGGGCGGATCCCCGTCGCCTCGAAGACGCCGACGATCTTCCCCTCGGGGGTGATCCCCTTCCGGCGGTAGCGGAAGATCTCCTGCGTGGTCACGATATCGCCTTCCATCCCCGTCACCTCCGTGACGCTCACCACGCGGCGCGAGCCGTCGCTCAGGCGTTGCACCTGCACGATCAGGTCCAGCGCCGACGAGACCTGCTCGCGCATGGCGCGCTGCGGGAGGTTGGTCCCGGCCATCAGGATCATCGTCTCCAGGCGCGACAGGGCGTCGCGCGGCGAGTTCGCGTGGATGGTGCTGAGCGACCCCTCGTGGCCGGTGTTCATGGCCTGCAGCATGTCGAGCGCCTCGGCGCTGCGCACCTCGCCGATGATGATGCGGTCGGGGCGCATGCGGAGGGCGTTCTTCACGAGGTCGCGGGCGATGACCTCCCCCTTCCCTTCCGAGTTGGGGGGGCGCGTCTCGAGGCGCACCACGTGCTCCTGTTGCAGCCGCAACTCGGCGGCGTCCTCGATCGTCACCAGGCGCTCGTCGCCGGGAATGAACGACGACATCGCGTTGAGGAGGGTCGTCTTCCCCGACCCCGTCCCGCCGGAGATCAGGATGTTGAGCCGCGCCTTCACGCACCCCGACAGGAGCTGCAGCATCTCGTCGGTGACGGCGCCGTACTCCGTCAGCTGCTTGACCGTGATCTCCTTGCCGAACCGGCGAATGGAGAGGACGGGACCGTCGAGCGAGAGCGGCGGGATGATGGCGTTGACGCGCGACCCGTCGGGGAGGCGGGCGTCGACCATGGGCGACGACTCGTCGACCCGGCGCCCCACGCGGCTCACGATGCGGTCGATGATCGCCATCAGGTGCGCATCGTTGCGGAACTGCGTGTTGACCCGCGACAGCTTCCCCCGGCGCTCGACGAAGATGTCGTGCGCGTTGTTGACGAGGATGTCGGTGATGAGCGGATCGCGGAAGAGCGGCTCGATGGGGCCGAGACCGGTGATCTCCCAGACGATGTGCTCGACGATTTCCTCGCGTTCCGCCTGCGAGAGCGGGGTCGTCTCGTTGCGCAGGAACTCGGCGACGGCCAGGCGGATCTGCGCCGTCACCTCGGCCTCGTCCTTCAGCTGCTCCAGCGCCTCGAGGTCGAGTCGTGCGATGAGGCGATGGTGGATGTCGACCTTGAGCTTGTCGACGGCGCTCAGCTCCTCCACGGGAGCAGCGGCCCGGGCGAACGTCGGCGCGGCGGGCGCCTCCTCGGCCACGGCCACCGCCGCCGTGGCATCGGCGGCGTCGGGGAGGGAACTCAGCGGCTTGGAGCCGTTAGGCTTGCGCCCGGAGAGTCGGTCGATGAGCGACATGGGTTACCCCTTCTTGCGCGTGAAGAGCGACCGCAGCCCGGCCTGCTTCCCGTTGCGGTGAGCCCCGCCCGGTGCCGTCCCGTCGGCGCCGCTGAGCTTCTGGGCCAGTTGCTCGAACCCCCAGGTCAGCTTGCTCTGCGGATCGGCCGTCGCCACCGCGATCCCGCGCGTGGCGGCATCGGAGGCGACCCTGTAGTCGTTGGGGAGCTTGAAGAAGATCTCGGCCTTCAGCACCTCGGCCGCGTCGGCCGGCGAGATGACTTCGCCCGACTGGAAGCGGTTCACCACCACGCACAGCTTGTCGTTGGGATAGCCGAGGCGGCGAAAGATCTGCAGCGAACGCTGCGTGCTGCGCAGCGAGGCCACCGTGAGCTGCGTCAGCAGGACGATCCGGTCGGCGAGGTCGAGGGCGGCGAGCGTGCGGTCGTTCAGGACGCGCTCGCAGTCCAGGACCGTGTAGTTGTACGACTGCTTGAGTTGCTGCAGCACCGCGCTCACCACCGAGGCGTCCACCGTGTCCTCGGCCTCGGGACGGTCGGGCGCGGCCAGGAGCCACACCCCATCGGTGGCCGGGACGAGGACCGAGTTCAGGAGCTCCCGGTCGATCTGGTCGGCACGCTCCGCGACGTACGAGAGGTCGTAGTGCGGGTCGACGTTGAGCAGGAGCCGCGCCTCGCCTCCGCTCACCACGAGGTCGGCGATGGCCACGCGCCCCTGCGGGTGTGCGCGCGCCAGGGCATCGGCGAGGTTCACGGCGACGGTCGTCGTCCCCACCCCACCCTTGGAGCTGAAGACGGCGTAGACCTGGCCGGCCACGCTCGCCGTCGAAGTGCGTCGCGAGAGGCGCTCGAGCGACGACGAGAGCTCGGCGAGGTTGAGGGGGCGAACCAGGAACTCCTGGATCCCGGCGCGCATCGCCTTGAGCATGAGCTCGGGCTCGGCGCGCGGGGCGGTGCCGATGATGGCCGTGTGGCGTTCGCGCCGGGCAGCGCGGTCCAGGCGCGCCAGCAACGCCTCGTCGAGCTCGTCGATCGGGATGAAGACCAGGTCCAGGTGCCGCTGGCCTAACGCGTCGAGCGCCGTCGCCACGTCGCCGACGCGGTCCAGCTTGTCGAAGCCGAACCGCACCAGCGTCGGGTCGACGTTTTCGTCACTCCCGACCGCCGCCCCTACTGCGAGTGCTGCACGCGCCATCGTCTGCTACTGCTCCTTGGGGTTCTGCTTACGGCTGCTTGACCGGGCCCGGGATGCGCTTCTTGAGCGCCTCCAGCGCCGGGATGGAGTCGGGGGTGAGGCGAATGGTGTCCTGTGCCCGCGGCTGCATCGGGTTGACGATCACGGGGGTGACGATCACCAGGAGCTCCGTCTCGTTCTTCTGGAAGCGGGTGCTCGAGAAGAGCTGCCCCAGGATCGGGATGTCCTTGAGGAAGGGGAGCCCCGTCTTCACGCGCTCTTCCTCGCCGCTCAGGAGTCCCGAGATGATCAGGCTCTGGTTGCGGCGCACGTCGAGCGTCGAGGAGACGCGGCGCGTGCGGAAGGCCGGGATGCGGAACCCCTGCAGGATGATGGCGTTGCCGTAGTCGAGGCTCGAGACCTCGGGGGTAAGGCTCAGCTTGATGAGCGAGTCGCTCAGGATCTCTCCCTGAAAGCGGAGGCGGATCCCGAACTCGCGGTACTGCACCGTGACCTGCTGCGCACCGCCGGCGGCACCGGTCTGCGCCCCCTGCACGATCGGGAT is a window from the Gemmatimonadetes bacterium SCN 70-22 genome containing:
- a CDS encoding pilus assembly protein CpaF, with protein sequence MAVAEEAPAAPTFARAAAPVEELSAVDKLKVDIHHRLIARLDLEALEQLKDEAEVTAQIRLAVAEFLRNETTPLSQAEREEIVEHIVWEITGLGPIEPLFRDPLITDILVNNAHDIFVERRGKLSRVNTQFRNDAHLMAIIDRIVSRVGRRVDESSPMVDARLPDGSRVNAIIPPLSLDGPVLSIRRFGKEITVKQLTEYGAVTDEMLQLLSGCVKARLNILISGGTGSGKTTLLNAMSSFIPGDERLVTIEDAAELRLQQEHVVRLETRPPNSEGKGEVIARDLVKNALRMRPDRIIIGEVRSAEALDMLQAMNTGHEGSLSTIHANSPRDALSRLETMILMAGTNLPQRAMREQVSSALDLIVQVQRLSDGSRRVVSVTEVTGMEGDIVTTQEIFRYRRKGITPEGKIVGVFEATGIRPLFAERLTVAGIELPRGLFV